In Pseudomonas rhizosphaerae, one DNA window encodes the following:
- a CDS encoding PepSY domain-containing protein, with amino-acid sequence MNILPAGRAIVVGLLAFCSLAVARDLDQDEALRLRQEGVILPLEQLLGQAMARYPGARLLEAELEEKQQKLVYEVELLTTAGVVREIKLDAATGDLLKDEEDD; translated from the coding sequence ATGAACATATTGCCAGCAGGTCGCGCAATAGTGGTCGGGTTGCTGGCATTCTGTTCCCTGGCAGTGGCTCGGGATCTTGACCAGGATGAAGCCCTGCGACTCAGGCAGGAAGGCGTGATCCTGCCCCTTGAACAGCTGCTCGGTCAGGCCATGGCCCGATACCCGGGTGCACGTCTGCTAGAGGCGGAGCTTGAGGAAAAACAACAGAAGCTGGTGTATGAAGTCGAGTTGCTGACCACGGCAGGTGTAGTTCGCGAGATAAAGCTGGATGCGGCCACAGGCGATTTGCTCAAAGACGAGGAAGATGACTGA